The Populus trichocarpa isolate Nisqually-1 chromosome 2, P.trichocarpa_v4.1, whole genome shotgun sequence genome has a window encoding:
- the LOC7471962 gene encoding protein LIGHT-DEPENDENT SHORT HYPOCOTYLS 3 — protein sequence MNSIPEMENSNSENISFNNIGNSPTAMSVSNSSSPSSSTAPSRYENQKRRDWNTFGQYLKNHRPPLSLSRCSGAHVLEFLRYLDQFGKTKVHTPICPFYGHPNPPAPCPCPLRQAWGSLDALIGRLRAAFEENGGKPEANPFGARAVRLYLREVRDLQSKARGVSYEKKKRKRPPQQQIQSLPLPLPLPPPPGAA from the coding sequence ATGAATTCAATCCCAGAAATGGAGAACTCCAACTCTGAAAACATAAGTTTCAACAACATAGGCAACAGCCCCACTGCCATGTCAGTCTCAAACTCTTCATCACCGTCCTCCTCCACCGCTCCAAGTCGCTATGAGAATCAAAAGCGCCGAGACTGGAACACCTTTGGTCAATACCTGAAGAACCATAGgccccctctttctctctccaggTGCAGTGGTGCTCATGTCCTTGAATTCCTTCGCTACCTTGACCAATTTGGCAAAACCAAAGTACACACTCCAATCTGTCCTTTTTATGGCCACCCAAACCCACCTGCCCCTTGCCCCTGCCCACTCCGCCAGGCCTGGGGTAGCCTTGATGCGCTTATCGGACGCCTCCGAGCAGCCTTCGAGGAAAATGGAGGCAAGCCCGAAGCAAACCCTTTTGGAGCTCGTGCTGTTAGGCTTTATCTTCGTGAGGTTCGTGATTTGCAGTCTAAAGCAAGGGGGGTTAGCTATGAGAAAAAGAAGCGTAAGCGTCCACCACAGCAACAAATCCAATCCCTGCCACTGCCACTGCCACTTCCACCACCTCCAGGTGCAGCTtaa